Genomic window (Syntrophorhabdaceae bacterium):
TGGTGAAATCACCCTGACCCGCACCGATTTCGACCACCACGTCATCTTCTGCAATGTCCGCCAGGCGCACCATTTTTTCGAGTATCTTCTTGTCTTTAATCAGATTTTGCGAGAGGCTTTTCTTCAGCATGAAGGTTTTCGTAAGCTCATCCTCGAGTATCCTTTGATATCAAGGGAAGAGATGATCCCTTTTTGAAAATAGGAGTAACCGAGGCTCGCTATCATAGCGCCGTTGTCCGTGCAAAACCGGGGAGAGGAAAAGAACGTCTCGATGCCGCCTTTCACGCCCATCCGGGCGAATATTTCCCGTAAGGCACCGTTCGCCGCAACACCGCCGCCGACCACGATCCGTTTTACGCCGTTATCGGAAGCCGCTTTCAAAGTCTTGTGAGCAAGCACGTCAAAGGCCGCCTGCTGGAATGACGCCAGCACATGGGCCAGATTGGACTGGTCCACACTGTTCTTTTTCGTGTAAGTAATAAAGGCCGTCTTGAGTCCGCTGAAACTGAAATCGTAGGTATCATCATCAATCATGGGTCTCGGAAATGAGACGTAATCCGCTCGACCCTGTCGGGCATATGTCTCTATGATCTTGCCACCGGGATAGCCGAGCCCCAGATACTTGGCTATTTTATCGAACGCTTCCCCGGCCGCATCATCTCGCGTGGTACCGAGCACCTTGAAGCTGCACGCCTCCTCCACGAGGAGGATGACCGTATGCCCGCCCGATACAACAAGTGCGATGAAGGGAAACTCGATCTTTCTTTCGAGAAACACACTCATGGCATGGGCTTCGACGTGGTTGACGCCGATGAGCGGCTTGTGAAGGGCAAGCGAGAGCCCTTTGGCAAAAGAAAGCCCGATGAGCACCGATCCGATAAGCCCCGGGCCGTTGGTCACGGCGATGAGATCAAGGGCGTCAGGGCTAACTTCCGCCTCTCTAAGCACCGTATCGAAGAGGGAATCGATACGTTCCACATGCTTACGCGAGGCTATCTCGGGCACAACCCCTCCGAACGCGGCGTGGACATCAACCTGACTTGATACGATGTCGGCCCTTATGCGTCTTTCGTGATCAAGGATTGCCAGCGAGGTGTCGTCGCAGGAGGTGTCAATACCGAGAATGAGCATAATGAATACTTACAGGGGTTGCGTCCGACCGAAAAACGCACGGCCCGCTCGGAACCCTGGCACAAACCCTGTATTGTTTGAAAGCGCTATGGTGAGTGCGATCATTGCTCTTTCGCTTCGTAGGTTATCTTCACCTTCGCCCTCATCTCAGCAAGGAAGGACTTGAAGAAATCGCTCTGATTTGTTGCTGCAAAATATTTGGTGTAGCTCTGTCTATCGCGATCCCACTCGGCTTTATCGGGTGTCTTTTCGTCCTTGTACGAAAAGACATAGTATTTGCCCGATATTTCGAGAGGCTTGTCGTAGACCGTATTTGAAGGGGAGAGCGAGAAGATACCGGATCTAAATTCCTGCGGTATTTCTCCTATCCCGGGAATACTCTGAGAGCCTCTGG
Coding sequences:
- the tsaD gene encoding tRNA (adenosine(37)-N6)-threonylcarbamoyltransferase complex transferase subunit TsaD, which produces MLILGIDTSCDDTSLAILDHERRIRADIVSSQVDVHAAFGGVVPEIASRKHVERIDSLFDTVLREAEVSPDALDLIAVTNGPGLIGSVLIGLSFAKGLSLALHKPLIGVNHVEAHAMSVFLERKIEFPFIALVVSGGHTVILLVEEACSFKVLGTTRDDAAGEAFDKIAKYLGLGYPGGKIIETYARQGRADYVSFPRPMIDDDTYDFSFSGLKTAFITYTKKNSVDQSNLAHVLASFQQAAFDVLAHKTLKAASDNGVKRIVVGGGVAANGALREIFARMGVKGGIETFFSSPRFCTDNGAMIASLGYSYFQKGIISSLDIKGYSRMSLRKPSC